TCAATACCGGTATTGGAGGTGATGATAAGGATGTTCTTACCGTTGAGTGATGTACTCATGATCGCGTGTCTCCTGTCTGAGGGGCATCAATATCCGCACGTAAAAAGCCCCGCGCCGTATTCATGCGCAGGGCTGATCGCGCCCTTTATTTGGCGTATTTGCTTTGCAGCTCCTTGGCCATTTGCAGGTGTTTTTCCAGGGTCGGCAGCTTCTCGGTGGCGAAAGCTTTCAGCTCGGCATTGTCAGACGAGCTCGCCTCTTTCTTGAACAGCTCCACGGCTTCTTCATGGGCGTTCACCTGGTTATTGGCGTAGGCCTTGTCGAAGGACTCGTCACGCATTTCCAGGATGGCTTTCTTGGCCTTGTCCATCAGTGCGGCGTCGTCCGGCACTTCCAGGTCATGCTTTTTGGCCAGGGCCATCAGCTGCTGGTTGGCTTTGGTGTGATCATCCACCATGTGCTGGGCGAAGGTTTTGATGTCAGCCGAGCTGCTTTTCTGCAAGGCCAGTTTGCCGGCTTCGACTTCGGTGATACCGCTTTGCGCAGCGTCG
The sequence above is drawn from the Pseudomonas quebecensis genome and encodes:
- a CDS encoding DUF4142 domain-containing protein, with translation MTTKLMKQMGLTFALVAGSMSVAFAATSNDFVDDAAQSGITEVEAGKLALQKSSSADIKTFAQHMVDDHTKANQQLMALAKKHDLEVPDDAALMDKAKKAILEMRDESFDKAYANNQVNAHEEAVELFKKEASSSDNAELKAFATEKLPTLEKHLQMAKELQSKYAK